CTGGAGGATTGAACTTCAGTCTCCGAGCTTTGAGAAGTGGGGCCTCGCTAACGTGAGCGACGTCTGGGTAACGATGAGCAGGGACGCGCTGAAATGGTCGCCGGGTCCAACAGAGGTCGTCAATTCAAGCCTCTTCCCGATTTACTTTGCCCTTAGGAAGGGGGACGAGGTCAGGAACATCACGCTCCTCTACCTGAACTTGAACACAACTCGGGAGGATTTTACGGGCCCTGCAAAAGCCTACTGGTTCCCAAAGAACGTTGAAATTGCAAACGTGACGGTCTGCAGAAGCGCCAACGTTGAATTTCCCATCACGGCGCTTCGTGTGGACGGTGTTTACCGGGGACGGCGGGGTGTTATCCTCGTTGTTAACTACGAGGTCCTCAGTCCGAAAACGCGCCCGTGGAAGCCCCTTAACAACACCCTCGTCCCGAACTTGGTTTCCTACTACCTCTTCTACGTCTCTAAGGACGGCCCTTACTTCCTCGGTGACTATCCCGAAGAGCCAGTGGTGAAGTTCGAAGACGGCTTCTGGAGGTTTAAGCTCCACCTCTGGAACGGTAGCGTTGAGAACGCGACCTTTAACCCTGCGTCTCTTAACAGGCCGAACGTGAGTCCCGTTGAAGTGCCGAACGTATCCATTAACTGGACTTCTGTGAAAGTCGGAAACCTCACGGTGAGCTATCCAGCGGGATTCCTGGGTTACTCTTGGGGCTGTAACTGCACCCTGGAGATTCAAAATAGAAAGATTCTAAGGGTTCTCCCGTACGTCCCCTTCTCTGTAGGAGTGAACGGAAAGTTCTACCCTCTGTTCAAACCTGCTAAGGTGACTTCCCAGCCGGTTCCTCCAAAGGTTGACTTGAACTTCACCACTGCGACGAGCACAACCCCTGGAAAAACGACGGCCAAAACCATCTGCGGACCCGGGTTTATGGTTATCCTCGCCGTTACCGCGGTTGTCCTCAAACGACTGCGGAAATGGGGTGAGTAAGTCCCTTCCAACCTCCGTTTAGATGTCCATCGAAAAAGGTTAAAAAGTTCGGCTTCCAAAATCCTCAGGTGATGTTTATGGAGAGTGTCTTCCAGAACGAGACGATTAAAGAGATTCTGGCCAAGTACAGGAGAATCTGGGCGATAGGCCACGCGCAGAGCGTGCTCGGCTGGGACATGGAGGTCAACATGCCCAGAGAGGGAATCCTTGAGAGGAGCGTTGCGCAGGGCGAGCTTTCGGTTCTCAGCCAGGAGTTCCTCCTCAAGCCGGACTTCGTCGAGCTCGTCGAGAAGGCCAAGGGCATAGAGGGCCTCAACGAGTATGAGCGCGGTGTCGTCAGGGTTCTCGACCGCTCGATAAGAATCAGCAAGGCCTTCCCGCCAGAGT
The Thermococcus sp. 21S9 DNA segment above includes these coding regions:
- a CDS encoding CGP-CTERM sorting domain-containing protein, which translates into the protein MSRWGVYIAVVTLLLLVVPGLVSGQEVDEVKYAVMSNGSDALIPLLFLSYWPYCPPLSGIDCANATMGEVIGGSEYILYFDGSKLYLLNFTPAFTKIYWRYSSLLDLSLHDARFINGSWYLNVTFYPPMEEVSGVYRFDPRRFCMEPANITWSELPEGKLSDEIDGWRIELQSPSFEKWGLANVSDVWVTMSRDALKWSPGPTEVVNSSLFPIYFALRKGDEVRNITLLYLNLNTTREDFTGPAKAYWFPKNVEIANVTVCRSANVEFPITALRVDGVYRGRRGVILVVNYEVLSPKTRPWKPLNNTLVPNLVSYYLFYVSKDGPYFLGDYPEEPVVKFEDGFWRFKLHLWNGSVENATFNPASLNRPNVSPVEVPNVSINWTSVKVGNLTVSYPAGFLGYSWGCNCTLEIQNRKILRVLPYVPFSVGVNGKFYPLFKPAKVTSQPVPPKVDLNFTTATSTTPGKTTAKTICGPGFMVILAVTAVVLKRLRKWGE